One part of the Muntiacus reevesi chromosome 18, mMunRee1.1, whole genome shotgun sequence genome encodes these proteins:
- the CPSF4L gene encoding LOW QUALITY PROTEIN: putative cleavage and polyadenylation specificity factor subunit 4-like protein (The sequence of the model RefSeq protein was modified relative to this genomic sequence to represent the inferred CDS: inserted 2 bases in 2 codons; substituted 2 bases at 2 genomic stop codons), producing MPEVITGLERLVFAFEKDVETQKGTGLLPFQGMDKSGAAVRTFFAKGLCEKGKLCTFWHDPGEXRWWCAKGRQRKFLHXYDVSRMPECHFTSKRMLGFSGDCNKECPFLHVKPAFKTQDCPWYDXGFCKHSPLRKYQHVCSTMCXYVASFCPEGPRCQFAQ from the exons ATGCCGGAGGTCATCACGGGGCTGGAGCGGCTAGTCTTCGCCTTTGAGAAGGATGTGGAGACGCAGAAGGGCACTGGGCTCCTGCCTTTCCAGGGCATGGACA AGTCGGGCGCAGCTGTGCGCACCTTCTTTGCTAAAGGGCTCTGCGAGAAAG GGAAGCTGTGCACGTTCTGGCACGACCCCGGGG GAAGATGGTGGTGTGCAAAAGGGCGCCAGCGCAAGTTCCTGCACTAGTATGACGTCTCCAGGATGCCCGAGTGCCACTTTACTTCAA AAAGAATGCTGGGATTTTCAGGGGACTGCAACAAGGAGTGTCCCTTCCTCCACGTGAAGCCGGCCTTCAAGACCCAGGACTGTCCGTGGTACGACTGAGGTTTCTGCAAACACA GTCCTCTGCGTAAATACCAACACGTCTGCAGCACAATGT ACTATGTAGCCAGCTTCTGCCCTGAAGGACCCAGATGCCAATTTGCACAGTGA
- the CDC42EP4 gene encoding cdc42 effector protein 4, translated as MPILKQLVSSSMHSKRRSRVDLTAEMISAPLGDFRHTMHVGRAGDAFGDTSFLNSKAGELDGESVDEQAPSSSSSSKRSLLSRKFRASKRSQSVTRGDREQRDVLGSLRDSALFVKNAMSLPQLNEKEAAEKGSGKLPKSLSSSPVKKASAEGSLEEAAPRRNGAAGPHSPDPLLEEQAFGDLTDLPVVPKASFGLKHAESIMSFHIDLGPSMLGDVLSVMDKGGEWEPEDGGYHGDGDPAGSPVPAPGAAGQEGEGGPDAPSRSLQDEGWAAAAPSPGSARSAGSHTTRDSSSLSSCTSGVLEERSPAFRGPDRAPATVPTQPPDPEFSFMDEEEEDEIRV; from the coding sequence ATGCCCATCCTCAAGCAGCTGGTGTCCAGCTCGATGCACTCCAAGCGCCGCTCGCGGGTGGACCTCACGGCCGAGATGATCAGCGCCCCGCTGGGCGACTTCCGCCACACCATGCACGTGGGCCGGGCGGGGGACGCCTTCGGGGACACCTCCTTCCTCAACAGCAAGGCCGGGGAGCTGGACGGCGAGTCTGTGGACGAGCAGGCCCcgtcctcctcctcgtcctccaAGCGCAGCCTCCTGTCCCGCAAGTTCCGGGCCAGCAAGCGGTCCCAGTCGGTGACCCGGGGCGACAGGGAGCAGCGGGACGTGCTGGGCTCCCTGCGGGACTCAGCCCTCTTCGTCAAGAACGCCATGTCCCTGCCGCAGCTGAACGAGAAGGAGGCCGCGGAGAAGGGCTCCGGCAAGCTGCCCAAGAGCCTGTCGTCCAGCCCCGTGAAGAAGGCCAGCGCGGAGGGCAGCCTGGAGGAGGCGGCGCCCCGGCGAAACGGGGCCGCCGGCCCGCACTCCCCAGACCCCCTCCTGGAGGAGCAGGCCTTCGGGGACCTGACGGATCTGCCCGTGGTGCCCAAGGCCAGCTTCGGGCTGAAGCACGCCGAGTCCATCATGTCCTTCCACATCGACCTGGGGCCCTCCATGCTGGGCGACGTGCTCAGCGTCATGGACAAGGGGGGCGAGTGGGAGCCGGAGGACGGCGGTTACCATGGTGACGGGGACCCAGCCGGCAGCCCGGTCCCTGCGCCCGGAGCGGCCGGGCAGGAAGGCGAGGGGGGCCCGGACGCGCCCTCCCGCTCCCTGCAGGATGAGGGCTGGGCAGCggccgcccccagccccggctCGGCCCGCAGTGCCGGCAGCCACACCACGCGGGACAGCAGCTCGCTGTCCAGCTGCACGTCTGGCGTCCTGGAGGAGCGCAGCCCCGCCTTCCGGGGGCCGGACCGCGCCCCGGCCACTGTCCCTACACAGCCACCCGACCCCGAGTTCTCCTTTatggacgaggaggaggaggatgagatCCGGGTGTGA